A DNA window from Engystomops pustulosus chromosome 6, aEngPut4.maternal, whole genome shotgun sequence contains the following coding sequences:
- the LOC140065775 gene encoding F-box only protein 2-like: MLKNLIRNPCGEEGLEHWQDIHNGGDGWKVENDVGIPKYPYHMKYFAASFQQCCKTQVIDLLMQGYSEEELDTQPNIMISDWYATRNDSGSSYELQVQLLSDCHNLISEFNITYMAIPESDFSFNQVSHTFIKYGPGVRFIKFTHSGKSLKNWKGWYGVRVTGSSVTIN; encoded by the exons ATGCTAAAAAATCTTATCAGAAACCCATGTGGAGAAG AGGGGCTGGAACATTGGCAAGATATTCATAATGGAGGAGACGGATGGAAAGTGGAGAATGATGTTGGAATCCCGAAGTATCCATATCACATGAAGTATTTTGCTGCCTCTTTTCA GCAATGCTGTAAAACCCAAGTGATTGATCTCCTTATGCAAGGATATAGCGAGGAAGAGCTGGACACTCAACCCAACATTATGATCAGTGACTG GTATGCTACACGGAATGACTCTGGAAGTTCATATGAACTGCAGGTGCAGCTGTTGTCCGATTGCCATAATCTCATCAGTGAATTCAACATCACTTACATGGCTATCCCAGAGAGCGATTTTAGCTTTAACCAG GTCAGCCATACTTTCATAAAATATGGTCCTGGAGTGCGCTTCATAAAGTTCACACATAGTGGAAAAAGCTTAAAGAACTGGAAGGGCTGGTATGGAGTTCGTGTGACCGGCAGCAGCGTCACCATCAACTAG